The genome window AAACTGGCAAGGTAAACAGAGTGTGCGCTTTGAAGCCCAGCTCTGTGGCCAGTGGCAAGGTAATAAAGGCACTTTATTCGAGTTATTTCATTTTAGCGATGGCCGGGTAGAGCAGCGGATTTGGCAATTGGCTGTGGACAAAGAAGGTAAGGTCACAGGTTCAGCGGCAGATGTGACAGGCCAGGCAACAGGTCAACAGGCGGGTAACACCTTATACTGGGAATATGTGCTGCAAATCCCGGATGGGGATGGCGTGATAGAAGTCAAAGTAGAAGACTGGTTGTATCTGGTTACACCAAAACAGCTGATGAACCAGTCCACTTTGTATAAGTTTGGTCTACCGGTGGGCGAAATTATTTTATCCATCCAGCAACAGGACAACAAAGCCAGTTGCAGCGCTTTGGAACAACAGCTGGCAAAACTAAGAGCAAGTTAAGCCTGCTCTTGCTCCATACTTTCCAGTTCTATTTTTATCGCGTTACAGGAAATCTGAATTTCGTATAAGGACACCAATAAACTCAGCATTAAACTGGCCAGACTGGCGCCAAAAGCGATCTGGCCGGCCAGACCCCACTGCATAAACAGAAAAAACATCGACAAGGTACAAAGTACAAAGCTAATAACGCCCCAACGCTGCATAGAGCGAATTAAAAACATCCGTTGTCGTAAGTTTTCAATCTGACGTTTGGCCATATCTCTGACTTGCCCGCCTTCACGGGTATTCAACTGACGAATAAGCTGGGCCAGTACTAAAAACCTGTTGGTATAGGCCAATAACAGCAAAGAAATTGCTGGAAACAACAAAGCAGGGGTAGTCATGGTCATCAGCATAAAGTCACCTGTGTTCAGAGTGGAGAAGGATTGACTAAGATTCTGATCATATTCGCATTAGTGCTGTGCTGGTAGTACACTGGACAAAAATAACAGTGTTTTCTGTCAGCCTGGGCTTGTGTATGATGCGCAGCCAGAGCGACCAGACCAGAACGGATTGAACATGAAACAAAAAGCAAACAACTTCCAGAATATGCGTGAACTAGGTTTTTATCAGCAAGCGGCTATAGCAGCGACTTTGCTGGAACGTATGTTGCCTAATTATCAGCTGTTTAGTGAAGTGACAGGCTTTGGCGACACCAAGTTATGTCGCGATATTCTGAATCTGGTGTGGGAATGGCTTTTTGTTAAGAAGGTCAAAATTAACTTTGAGCGTTTATGCAATGAGTTAGAGCTTGCGACACCAGATCAAAGCCAGTTTGATATGTTTGGTGTTTATCCTGCTATTGATACGGCCACAGCTTTGGATTCTATGCTAAATGGCATTTTGTCACAGGATGCGACTGAGTTTGTCAACGTTGCCAAAATTTCTCAGGCTTCAGTTGCCCGCTTAATAGAATATCAGGCTGAAGATATCGACATCACCACTGAAGCTGAATTGAAAAAGTGGGTACGTGATCATGAACTGATGGAATATGAAATGGATTGTCTGTCCGAATTGATTGAGCTGGTGACACCATTAAATGATGGTTTCCAACGTGAGCAAGTGCAAATGCTGAAAGCCTGGGTACGTGAACAAGGATTAAGCAATCTGGGTATGGAGCTTGTTCCTGAAACTCAAAATTCAGACGGCTAAAAGTCTTGCAGTCTGAATGAATAGTTCTTTTAGAGTCAATACTTTAACTTTGTTAAAAAGCGTTAAAATTCCTCTTGCATAAAAAGCAGTCACTGCTTAAAATGCGCGCGCTCGAAAGGCAAGTCTCCCGAAAGGGAGTACACGCAAAGCTGCAGATCTAAGGGGAAACCTACGATGGCTGGGCTGCCGTAATCTGATGATTACGTAGGACGCATCTACGCCAGTTCGCTGGTATCAAAGCTCCTCCTTTCGTGTTCGCTGATAAATAACAGCAAACATGTTGTTATTGAAGTTTCAGCCTGTTTTTTTACAGACCAATCAGCCTGATCTTTAGATCAGTGTTAGCCAACACCGGAGCTTGTTATGAAATTTAAATTTATTGCTGTAATCGCCATCGCTGCTGTTCAATTTGTTGCACCAACTGCCTCTGCAAATGACCAGATGGTTCAGTCTATCTGTGCATACGTGGCCGATAACAACAAAAACGACCTGCGTAAGGCTTTGTCTGATAACCGTATGCGTTTAAAAAATGTTTATGATGGTATCACCTGCGATGGTTTACCTTTAGTTCGTCATGCTATTAAACACAATGCAGCTGACACAGCTGAGTTCATCATCAAGCAGTTACCTGGTAGCCAGGTTGCTAAATCAGGTGATGTAGAGTGGGCAACCAGCAATGGTTTTGCTGCTTCTCCAATCCTGGAAGCGATCAAAGCCCGTAGCGCAAGCTAATCGAATTTTTATATGGAAAAGGCGCCTGATGGCGCCTTTTTTATTTTCGGGTTTAAGGTTGTTGCCAGAGCCGGTAAGCTAATTGCCCTGCCACTTTCTCTTTTAATAACAGCCAATCTGCAGGCAGTTGATCCAGCGCCAGTTCTTTTTCTGTTTCCAGATAAATCAACGCACCGGGTTTCAGCCAGCCTTGTTCTGCCAAAGCTTTGCAGCAAGGGAGCGCCATGTCTTGTCTGAAGGGGGGTCAATAAATACTAAATCAAACTGACGCTGCGCTGGTTTTTGTAACCACAACAACGTATCTGTCTGCAGAACTTCGGCCTCTGTGCTGCCCAGACTTTTCAAATGTTGTTTGAGTAAGTTCGCTGCTTTGGCTTCTTTTTCCAGCAACAAGACAAAATTAGCATAACGCGATAAGGCTTCTAAGCCCAAACTACCACTACCTGCAAAACAGTCCAGTACAGTGCTGCCTGCCACATCCTGCATCAGCCAGTTGAATAGCGTTTCTTTGACTCTGTCTGAAGTTGGTCTTAGTCCTGCGGCATCTAACACAGGCAAGCGCCGGCCTTTCCATTTGCCACTAATCAGCCTGACAAAACCTGGCCCCTGATGTGCCGGAACTGTACTGCGGCCCTTTGCTGTTTTCATTGAGTATTTTTGTCCTGCATCTTAAAGATGGTACTATATGGGTCAATTTTACCTTAGTTTTCGGATCTTCAGGCAGCGACCTTTATGACAAAGCAAAATAAACTCTTCTCCTGGCTTGGTTTTGGTAAAAAAGCTGAGGCTGCAGCTGTTGAAACTACAACAGAGCAGCAAGTACAACCTGTGGAACAACAGACAGAAGTCGTTCCTGTAAAAGAAGTGTCAGATGTGCCTATGCCTGATCCTGCGCCAGAGGTTGAAGCGACTCTGCCGGTTTCAACTCCAGCAGAGATTGTCACGGCTCCTGTCCCAGCTCTGCAACCTCAGCCTGCCGAACGTCCTGGTTTTTTTGCCCGTTTAAAACAAGGTTTAACTAAAACCAGCCAGAATTTAGGCAATGGTTTAGCCAGCCTGTTTTTAGGTAAAAAAATTGATGATGATTTATATGAAGAATTAGAAACCCAACTGTTGATGGCCGATGTCGGTGTAGATACCAGTCAGAAACTGATTAAACAACTGGTGCAACATGCGGATCGTAAACAGTTAAAAGATGCCGATGCCTTATTCGATAAGCTGCAACAGGAAATGGCATTGTTGTTGGATGAAGTTGAGCAACCTCTGCAACTGAAAGGCGCTGATGGTCCGTTTGTCATTCTGATGGTGGGTGTTAATGGCGTAGGTAAAACCACCACTATTGGCAAAATGGCGCAGCAGTTTAAGCAACAAGGCAAATCAGTGATGTTAGCCGCTGGTGATACCTTCAGAGCTGCAGCTGTGGAGCAGTTGCAGGTTTGGGGGGAACGTAATGCGATTCCTGTGATAGCCCAGCACAGCGGTGCTGACAGCGCTTCGGTAATTTTTGATGCTTATCAGGCAGCCAAAGCCCGTGGTGTCGATGTATTGATAGCCGATACCGCCGGTCGTCTGCAAAACAAAGCGCATTTAATGGAAGAGCTGAAAAAGATTGTCCGGGTGATGAAAAAAATCGATGCCAATGCGCCACATGAAGTGATGCTGACACTGGACGCTGGTACAGGACAAAATGCCTTAAGTCAGGCACGCTTATTTAAAGAAGCAGTGGATATTACCGGTATCAGCTTAACCAAGCTCGATGGCACGGCCAAAGGTGGTGTGATATTCGCAATCGCTGATCAGTTTAAATTACCTATCCGCTACATTGGTGTGGGTGAGGGGATAGATGACTTGCGGGTATTTGATAGTAAAGATTTTATTAAGGCATTGTTTGCCAGGGATCTCTGATTATGTTGCGTTTTGAGCAAGTGACAAAAAGTTATAGCGGTGGTTTTGTAGCGCTCGACAGGGTTAGTTTTCATCTGGAAAAAGGCGAAATGGCCTTTTTAACAGGGCATTCAGGCGCGGGTAAAAGTACCTTATTAAAACTGATCAGCCTGATTGAGCGTCCAAGCACAGGGAAAGTGTTTATCAATGGTGTGGATTTAAGCCGGGTGAACAAAGGTCAGGTACCTTATGTACGCCGTGATATTGGTATGATTTTCCAGAACCATAAGCTGTTGATGAACCATAGTGTGTTCGACAATGTGGCCTTGCCTTTAGTGATTGAAGGTTTCAGCGGCAAAGACATGACCAAGCGAGTGCATGCAGCTTTGGATAAAGTTGGGCTGCTGGATAAGGTGCGTTGCCTGCCTCACACTTTATCTGGTGGCGAACAACAACGGGTTGGTATAGCCCGAGCCGTGGTTAATCGCCCACCTTTATTGTTAGCAGATGAACCCACAGGGAATCTGGATCCTGATTTATCTAAAGACATTATGAACGTATTCGAAGCCTTTAATCAGGTCGGCGTGTCTGTGCTGATTGCCAGTCACGATTTAAGTTTATTAGCCCGGATGCGTTACCGCACCCTGACCTTAAAAAATGGTCGCATGATCAACGATGGCTTAACGTCCTATGGAGCCGACGAATGAGTATTTTATTTCAGGGCCGTGCGACAGGGGCTACCGCGGTGAAGCAAAGCTTGTGGAACAGATTTGTGATGTTTTGGGTGCATCATATTCGCCAGGCTCTGACCAGTTTAGGTGAAATATGGCTGACTCCGGCTTCGTCATTATTAACAGTGGCTGTGCTTGGCGTTAGTTTAACTTTGCCTGTCACTTTGCATTTAATGGTGAAAAACCTACAGCAGGTCAGTACCAGTGTGGATCAGGCTGCGCAAATCAGCTTGTTTTTAAAAGCGGACACCAATGAAACTCAAATTGCAGAACTCATAGCTTTGCTGCAAGCCAACCCTGAAGTGGCAGATGTGCAGTTTATTGATAAAAGTCAGGCTCTGGCTGAATTTACCGCCGAGTCTGGTTTTGGTGATGCGTTAAGTTACATCGAAGACAATCCGTTACCTCATGTGATGCTGGTCAGTCCAAAAAATACCTCCAGCGTAGCAGCTTCGGCTTTGCTGACGGCGCTACAGCAAGAGCGTTATGTTGAATTAGCGAAGCTGGATATCGGCTGGTTAGAGCGTCTGGATGCAATTGTTAGCTTAGTGCGTCAGGTGGCTATTGCTGTGGCTTTGCTGTTGATGGTCGCTGTGCTTCTGGTGGTGGGTAATACCATTCGATTGATGATCCTGAATAAAAAAGACGAAATTGAAGTCATGAAGCTGGTGGGAGCTACCAACAGTTATATCCAGCGGCCTTTTTTATATACGGGCATTTGGCTTGGTTTTTTTGGTGGCATCCTGACGTTTTTAATCGAAGAAGTACTGCTGTGGTGGTTAAAGCAGGCGATCGCCAGTGTGACTCAGTTGTACGAAAGCAGCTTTACTTTACAGCCGCTTAGTCTTGCTGAATTAGGTTACTTATTACTGGTTGCTGTCGCCCTGGGCTTTATTGGCTCATTTTTGGCCGTGCGTCGCAATATCAGCCAGATTGAGGCGACAGGCCTTTAACTGAGTTGAGTAACGGGGGTTAATGCTGCTGCACCGTCAGCAATCGTTGCCCCCATTCCACCGCTTCAAAGTACACCAGATTTAAATCTACAGTCTCCGGTACCATACGGGATGACAGTTCAGTTTGTTGTTGCCACAAGCCATGTTCAAAAGTCCGTTCAACCGTCAGATAATCGGCCAGTACCCCTTTATTTTCCAGCAGCGCTGCTTTTATTTCAGGTAATAAAGGCAATTGTGCCAATAGCTCTTCCAGCGGTTGCTCCAATAAAGCATCCACCAAAGAAAATAAACCTGTTAAAAACGCCGCTGGTGGGTTTTCTGTATCACCGCGAATATTGGCCAGGCGATCACAGAATCGTGCGCGGATCAGCGACATCACTAGCAGCTCATCAGATTGACCTTCTGCCAGATTAGCCAGTGCCAGTAGCGAGATAAACTTTTTCAGCTCAGCTTCGCCCATATACACCATGGCATGTTTCAGCGAGCCAATACATTGCTTGCGGGCATAATGCACACTGTTAATAAAACGCAGCAGCTTGTACGACATATCCAAATCACGTTCTACTATGGCAGCCAAACCATCATAGTCCAACCGTACTTTGCTGGACTCGCTGATCAGAGCCAACAAATTCAGTTTGTTACTTCCCAGTTGTTTATGCTTCAGCATTTCCGGGCGGGCAAAAAAGTAACCCTGATATAAATCAAACCCCAGCTGTTTCAGTTGTGCGTATTCATCTGCTGTTTCTACCTTTTCAGCCAACAGAGTGACCGGGTATTTAGCAATACGGCGCAAATATTTGCTGATTTGCAGAATGTTAAACATCTGCACATCCACTTTAATAATACTGACGTAAGGTAAAAACACGTCCCACTTGGCATCAAAATCATGATCGTCCAATGCCAGGCGATAGCCCATTTTATGCAGCTCTTTGCAGGCCGTTAGCAGTTCATCACTGATAGGCACAGTTTCGAGAATTTCGATTACCATACTGTTCGGATCAATAGAAGTAGGGAAGTGGTGAATTAAAGTGTCAGCTGAAAAGTTAATAAAGGCTTGTTTGCCGCCAGTGATTTTTTCGACGCCAAGTAAAAGGTGATGTTGCGTAATGAGTTTAGAGGTCGCTTCATCGGCATCAATATTAGGGAAGCAGTTGTCTACGCCATCCCTGAATAACAGTTCATAGCCTGTTACGGCTTTTTGACGATCAAAAATAGGCTGACGGGCGACATAACAGTACATAAAGTTGGCCTTGAGTGATTTTTGTTTTTTTCATTAGCACATATCGCAAGTTCTAAATTTATCATATAAGAAAACTCAGCCTTTATATATGAATTGATATTATTAAAAATTAGGGCTTATACAATTCGGGTCTTAAAACCAGAAAATTTTTTTAGCACTCTCCATCAAAGAGTGCTAAGATTTGACCCAATCAAGCGATTAGGGGAAATTACATGACTCAGGCTTCACAAATGATGAATCTGACAGTGGCTGGAAGTGGCAGCCTAGAAGCTTACACTCATGCGGTAAGTACTATCCCAATGCTCACAGCAGAAGAAGAACGTTCTTTAGCTGAAAAATTACAGCAAGACGGTGATTTAGAATCGGCTCGTGTGCTGATTATGTCTCACCTGCGCTTTGTGGTGCATATTGCCCGCAGCTACTCAGGTTATGGTTTGCCAATCAGCGACTTAATTCAGGAAGGTAATATAGGCCTGATGAAAGCAGTAAAACGTTTTGACCCTACAGTGGGTGTTCGTTTAGTGTCTTTTGCAGTGCATTGGATCAAAGCTGAAATTCACGAGTTTGTGCTGAAAAACTGGCGTATTGTCAAAGTGGCAACCACCAAAGCACAACGTAAGCTGTTCTTTAATCTGCGCAAAGCCAAAAAGCATTTAGGCTGGTTCAGTAAAGAAGAAGTGCAAAACGTAGCTGATTCGTTAGGTGTTCCTGTGCACGAAGTGCTGGAAATGGAATCCCGTATGAGCAATCACGATATGCCTTTTGATGCTTCGGATGATGAAGACGAAAGCAATTACACTGCGCCGGTATTTTATCTGCAGGATAAAGGCTCAGATTTAGCCAATCGTATTGAAGAAGACCAGTGGGATAATGCTTCAGTGGATCGTTTGCAGGCTGCTGTACGCACGCTGGACGACCGTAGCCAGGACATTATCCGTGCCCGTTGGTTAGATGATCAGAAATTGACGTTGCAGGAATTGGCTGACCGTTATCAGGTGTCTGCTGAGCGTGTACGTCAGTTAGAGAAAAACGCGATGAAGAAACTGCAGGCTGCAATGGCTGCTTAACGCTTCTTCCTTGTTAAAAAGCCCTGACATTTCAGGGCTTTTTGCTTTTTATCTGCAGCATTGTTAGTTAAAAACTACTTCCTAACTGATAAAAGGGCAAAGACTTCACTGGTTTTTTAGCCGGCTCTGGCAAGTTCCAGGGTTTTTGCATGAATACCGGAGCTGGTGTAATCACGGCTAAAGTCAAAGGATTCAGCAGCTCTGGTATATCCCATTGCTGGCTATACATGGCAATAATAGCGGCGGGCTCTTCGATGGCAGGCATAAATACCGGTTCTGCAATCTCTGCTTTTACTGGTGTATTCATTGGTGTGTTCTCCATGTCGTTAACATGTGCAAGCTGCACCGGATCCCGTTCAGGTAAAGATAAAGGTAGGTCCGCAGTTTGTGCTGCTGTCATCACCTGATAATCAGCAGGCAGCAATGCAGATAACTTCACTACTTCAATGCCTTGTGTTGCTAAATCGGCTAAATGCTTTTTCAGATAGGCGTAAGTTTCCGGATAAGGATGGCCAATAGCTATCGCATACTGATGTTGTTTGGCTAGCTTGATCATCAGCTTAAATTGCTTATCCAAGGCCGGGTAAGAGCGGTCGTTATCCAAAAACACCTGACGGGTCAGCAATGGCATCTGGTGTTTTTTTGCATAAACACCAGCCTGACTGCGGGCTGTGGTTTTACTGTCGAGGAAAAATAACTGACGTTTGGCAATATACCCCAAAGTCCAGTCCATCACGTCGGCCTGTTCTGTGAAGTAACTGCCCATATGATTGTTGACGCCTATAGCGTAAGGCACATCAGCAAAAGCGGCTTGTAATTTATGCTCAATTTGAGAGCGGCTCATGGTGATTTTTAACGCATTTTTACTTAAATCGGCACGACGTGCAGACTCCATTGGCATATGCAAAATCACATCACGATGCTTCTGATAAGCAGCTTTAGCCACTGCGTTGCTGTGTGTTGTATGAGGGATCACGGCAAAGGTCAGATCATAAGGTAATTCCAGCAGCTTGTAGTCAATCTGATGGTAACCAATATCATCAATCACAATAGCCACTTTGGCGGCAACAGAGGGCAAACTGCAAAGCGCAAAAGCTAAGCTTAATAGATACTTCATTTACTAAGATCCTGCGCGTTTCTGTAACCAGGTAATAGGGTTAATTGCTGTGCCTTTTTGCCGGATCTC of Rheinheimera sp. MM224 contains these proteins:
- a CDS encoding EAL and HDOD domain-containing protein — encoded protein: MYCYVARQPIFDRQKAVTGYELLFRDGVDNCFPNIDADEATSKLITQHHLLLGVEKITGGKQAFINFSADTLIHHFPTSIDPNSMVIEILETVPISDELLTACKELHKMGYRLALDDHDFDAKWDVFLPYVSIIKVDVQMFNILQISKYLRRIAKYPVTLLAEKVETADEYAQLKQLGFDLYQGYFFARPEMLKHKQLGSNKLNLLALISESSKVRLDYDGLAAIVERDLDMSYKLLRFINSVHYARKQCIGSLKHAMVYMGEAELKKFISLLALANLAEGQSDELLVMSLIRARFCDRLANIRGDTENPPAAFLTGLFSLVDALLEQPLEELLAQLPLLPEIKAALLENKGVLADYLTVERTFEHGLWQQQTELSSRMVPETVDLNLVYFEAVEWGQRLLTVQQH
- the rpoH gene encoding RNA polymerase sigma factor RpoH gives rise to the protein MTQASQMMNLTVAGSGSLEAYTHAVSTIPMLTAEEERSLAEKLQQDGDLESARVLIMSHLRFVVHIARSYSGYGLPISDLIQEGNIGLMKAVKRFDPTVGVRLVSFAVHWIKAEIHEFVLKNWRIVKVATTKAQRKLFFNLRKAKKHLGWFSKEEVQNVADSLGVPVHEVLEMESRMSNHDMPFDASDDEDESNYTAPVFYLQDKGSDLANRIEEDQWDNASVDRLQAAVRTLDDRSQDIIRARWLDDQKLTLQELADRYQVSAERVRQLEKNAMKKLQAAMAA
- a CDS encoding DUF3833 domain-containing protein — translated: MRFIALFAPLLLWGCSHQVQDYQQQTPTFHLPDYFSGSLNAYGVVKNWQGKQSVRFEAQLCGQWQGNKGTLFELFHFSDGRVEQRIWQLAVDKEGKVTGSAADVTGQATGQQAGNTLYWEYVLQIPDGDGVIEVKVEDWLYLVTPKQLMNQSTLYKFGLPVGEIILSIQQQDNKASCSALEQQLAKLRAS
- the ftsE gene encoding cell division ATP-binding protein FtsE; translation: MLRFEQVTKSYSGGFVALDRVSFHLEKGEMAFLTGHSGAGKSTLLKLISLIERPSTGKVFINGVDLSRVNKGQVPYVRRDIGMIFQNHKLLMNHSVFDNVALPLVIEGFSGKDMTKRVHAALDKVGLLDKVRCLPHTLSGGEQQRVGIARAVVNRPPLLLADEPTGNLDPDLSKDIMNVFEAFNQVGVSVLIASHDLSLLARMRYRTLTLKNGRMINDGLTSYGADE
- the ftsY gene encoding signal recognition particle-docking protein FtsY — protein: MPDPAPEVEATLPVSTPAEIVTAPVPALQPQPAERPGFFARLKQGLTKTSQNLGNGLASLFLGKKIDDDLYEELETQLLMADVGVDTSQKLIKQLVQHADRKQLKDADALFDKLQQEMALLLDEVEQPLQLKGADGPFVILMVGVNGVGKTTTIGKMAQQFKQQGKSVMLAAGDTFRAAAVEQLQVWGERNAIPVIAQHSGADSASVIFDAYQAAKARGVDVLIADTAGRLQNKAHLMEELKKIVRVMKKIDANAPHEVMLTLDAGTGQNALSQARLFKEAVDITGISLTKLDGTAKGGVIFAIADQFKLPIRYIGVGEGIDDLRVFDSKDFIKALFARDL
- the ftsX gene encoding permease-like cell division protein FtsX, translated to MSILFQGRATGATAVKQSLWNRFVMFWVHHIRQALTSLGEIWLTPASSLLTVAVLGVSLTLPVTLHLMVKNLQQVSTSVDQAAQISLFLKADTNETQIAELIALLQANPEVADVQFIDKSQALAEFTAESGFGDALSYIEDNPLPHVMLVSPKNTSSVAASALLTALQQERYVELAKLDIGWLERLDAIVSLVRQVAIAVALLLMVAVLLVVGNTIRLMILNKKDEIEVMKLVGATNSYIQRPFLYTGIWLGFFGGILTFLIEEVLLWWLKQAIASVTQLYESSFTLQPLSLAELGYLLLVAVALGFIGSFLAVRRNISQIEATGL
- a CDS encoding YjaG family protein, which encodes MKQKANNFQNMRELGFYQQAAIAATLLERMLPNYQLFSEVTGFGDTKLCRDILNLVWEWLFVKKVKINFERLCNELELATPDQSQFDMFGVYPAIDTATALDSMLNGILSQDATEFVNVAKISQASVARLIEYQAEDIDITTEAELKKWVRDHELMEYEMDCLSELIELVTPLNDGFQREQVQMLKAWVREQGLSNLGMELVPETQNSDG
- the rsmD gene encoding 16S rRNA (guanine(966)-N(2))-methyltransferase RsmD is translated as MKTAKGRSTVPAHQGPGFVRLISGKWKGRRLPVLDAAGLRPTSDRVKETLFNWLMQDVAGSTVLDCFAGSGSLGLEALSRYANFVLLLEKEAKAANLLKQHLKSLGSTEAEVLQTDTLLWLQKPAQRQFDLVFIDPPSDKTWRSLAAKLWQNKAG
- a CDS encoding divergent polysaccharide deacetylase family protein; its protein translation is MKYLLSLAFALCSLPSVAAKVAIVIDDIGYHQIDYKLLELPYDLTFAVIPHTTHSNAVAKAAYQKHRDVILHMPMESARRADLSKNALKITMSRSQIEHKLQAAFADVPYAIGVNNHMGSYFTEQADVMDWTLGYIAKRQLFFLDSKTTARSQAGVYAKKHQMPLLTRQVFLDNDRSYPALDKQFKLMIKLAKQHQYAIAIGHPYPETYAYLKKHLADLATQGIEVVKLSALLPADYQVMTAAQTADLPLSLPERDPVQLAHVNDMENTPMNTPVKAEIAEPVFMPAIEEPAAIIAMYSQQWDIPELLNPLTLAVITPAPVFMQKPWNLPEPAKKPVKSLPFYQLGSSF
- a CDS encoding DUF2721 domain-containing protein, with the protein product MLMTMTTPALLFPAISLLLLAYTNRFLVLAQLIRQLNTREGGQVRDMAKRQIENLRQRMFLIRSMQRWGVISFVLCTLSMFFLFMQWGLAGQIAFGASLASLMLSLLVSLYEIQISCNAIKIELESMEQEQA
- a CDS encoding RsmD family RNA methyltransferase; the encoded protein is MAEQGWLKPGALIYLETEKELALDQLPADWLLLKEKVAGQLAYRLWQQP
- a CDS encoding DUF3718 domain-containing protein, whose product is MKFKFIAVIAIAAVQFVAPTASANDQMVQSICAYVADNNKNDLRKALSDNRMRLKNVYDGITCDGLPLVRHAIKHNAADTAEFIIKQLPGSQVAKSGDVEWATSNGFAASPILEAIKARSAS